In archaeon BMS3Bbin15, the genomic window GGTTCTCCAGCCTTGATATTATCTGGAATGTGCATTACTGGCGTATGTTTCTTTTCAAGGTCAGTCATATTTTCAGGGTTTTCTGCTTCATTAACACCTTTAAGTGAAAATTCTACCATTATTTTTCCCTCCTAAAACTCTTTAAATTTGTCTTTTTTTGCTCCGCATACAGGACAGTGGTCAGGTGCATCTCCTATAACAGTGTACCCGCATTTGGGGCATATGTTTACCTTTTCAACTTCAAAATCTTTTTCTTCCTGAGCAGCTTCCTCTGCTTTTGAATAGAGCTCTGCATGAATTTTCTCTGCTTCAAGGGCATAGTGAATACTCATTCTGGCTTTCTTCTCATCCTT contains:
- the rbr2_2 gene encoding rubrerythrin-2, encoding MSIHYALEAEKIHAELYSKAEEAAQEEKDFEVEKVNICPKCGYTVIGDAPDHCPVCGAKKDKFKEF